A genome region from Streptomyces sp. NBC_01296 includes the following:
- a CDS encoding helix-turn-helix domain-containing protein translates to MGRPEAPADRTVPERAELAELLRAARARSGSGKPLTYEALARRTAWSSAALKRAASGKTLPAWELVAAFLAACQSSSVLQKEALHLHGRAQHAVALHAKEARVTTVVPRPRFVSDEADLSRALRDAYGHAGRPPVRTMSQRAGRWVLPHSSAHRIITARALPVNVGQYIGFLEACEVTSKDLPDWFTAWHKVMGPPCTDTPDDVWWWRASTWREELYEGWFYETFGHSATVAA, encoded by the coding sequence ATGGGACGCCCTGAAGCCCCTGCGGACCGGACGGTTCCCGAACGGGCCGAGCTCGCCGAGCTGCTCCGCGCCGCGCGGGCGCGGAGCGGGTCAGGCAAGCCGCTCACCTATGAGGCGTTGGCCAGGCGCACGGCCTGGTCCAGCGCGGCCCTTAAGCGGGCAGCTTCTGGAAAGACGCTGCCCGCCTGGGAGCTGGTGGCGGCCTTTCTGGCCGCTTGCCAGTCCAGCTCGGTCCTGCAGAAGGAGGCGCTCCACCTTCACGGGAGGGCGCAGCATGCCGTGGCTCTGCATGCGAAGGAGGCGCGGGTCACCACCGTGGTGCCCCGGCCGCGGTTTGTCAGCGACGAGGCGGACCTGAGCCGGGCATTGAGGGACGCCTACGGGCATGCGGGGCGTCCTCCGGTCCGGACGATGTCCCAGCGGGCTGGGAGGTGGGTCCTGCCTCACAGTTCAGCCCACCGGATCATCACGGCCCGGGCGCTGCCGGTCAATGTCGGCCAGTACATCGGCTTCCTTGAGGCCTGCGAGGTCACTTCCAAGGACCTTCCCGACTGGTTTACCGCTTGGCACAAGGTCATGGGGCCGCCCTGCACGGACACTCCCGACGACGTCTGGTGGTGGCGTGCATCGACCTGGCGCGAAGAGCTCTACGAGGGCTGGTTCTACGAAACCTTCGGCCACAGCGCCACGGTTGCGGCGTGA
- a CDS encoding ATP/GTP-binding protein, producing MTCPSGNGDVRAGIRWSATGPAGGGVDVQALAQQAVERLRLEGPDIGIVPRPDGKGLVGKPVWMWNRPGPARTGPATASASAGSVTVTATARVRNVVWSMGDGAQITCTGSGTPYAAEFGKQMSPDCGHMYTRTSAQAPGGRYAVTATTTWEISWAGAGQTGTLTTTRESATSLAIGELQVLNVP from the coding sequence GTGACCTGCCCCAGCGGGAACGGTGACGTCCGCGCCGGCATCCGCTGGTCCGCCACCGGCCCGGCCGGCGGCGGCGTCGACGTCCAGGCGCTCGCACAGCAGGCGGTCGAACGCCTGCGCCTGGAGGGCCCGGACATCGGGATCGTGCCGCGCCCCGACGGCAAAGGCCTGGTCGGGAAGCCGGTGTGGATGTGGAACCGGCCGGGCCCGGCCCGGACCGGCCCGGCCACGGCGTCCGCCTCGGCCGGATCCGTCACGGTCACCGCGACCGCCAGGGTCCGCAACGTCGTGTGGTCCATGGGCGACGGCGCACAGATCACCTGCACCGGCTCCGGCACCCCGTACGCGGCCGAGTTCGGGAAGCAGATGTCACCGGACTGCGGGCACATGTACACCCGCACCAGCGCCCAGGCGCCGGGTGGCCGCTACGCGGTCACTGCCACCACGACCTGGGAGATCTCCTGGGCCGGCGCTGGGCAGACCGGCACACTCACCACCACCCGCGAGAGCGCCACCAGCCTTGCGATCGGTGAGCTCCAGGTCCTCAACGTGCCCTGA